The sequence CCCAAGATTTCCACTGACGCACCTGCAAGCACGGCCGGGAGGAACCCCGCATGACTCTCCCCACGGAGACTGCCCACCCTGAGCTCGAGGGTCTGGGCAAGTACGAATACGGCTGGGCCGACTCGGACGTGGCCGGTGCCTCCGCCAGGCGCGGCCTGAGCGAGGAGGTCGTCCGCGACATCTCCGGCAAGAAGTCGGAGCCGGAGTGGATGACCAAGCTGCGTCTGAAGGGCCTGAAGCTCTTCGAGAAGAAGCCGATGCCGAACTGGGGCTCCGACCTCTCGGGCATCGACTTCGACAACATCAAGTACTTCGTGCGCTCCACGGAGAAGCAGGCGGAGTCCTGGGAGGACCTGCCCGAGGACATCAAGAACACCTACGACAAGCTGGGCATCCCGGAGGCCGAGAAGCAGCGCCTCGTCGCCGGTGTCGCCGCCCAGTACGAGTCGGAGGTCGTCTACCACCAGATCCGCGAGGACCTGGAGGAGCAGGGCGTCATCTTCCTCGACACCGACACCGCGCTGAAGGAGCACCCGGAGCTCTTCAAGGAGTACTTCGGCACGGTCATCCCGGCCGGCGACAACAAGTTCGCCGCGCTGAACACCGCCGTGTGGTCCGGCGGCTCCTTCATCTACGTGCCGAAGGGCGTGCACGTGGAGATCCCGCTCCAGGCCTACTTCCGCATCAACACGGAGAACATGGGCCAGTTCGAGCGGACCCTGATCATCGTCGACGAGGGTGCCTACGTGCACTACGTCGAGGGCTGCACGGCGCCGATCTACAAGTCGGACTCGCTGCACTCCGCGGTCGTCGAGATCATCGTCAAGAAGAACGCCCGCTGCCGTTACACGACCATCCAGAACTGGTCGAACAACGTCTACAACCTGGTCACCAAGCGCGCCGTCGCCTACGAGGGCGCGACGATGGAGTGGGTCGACGGCAACATCGGCTCCAAGGTGACGATGAAGTACCCGGCCGTCTACCTGATGGGCGAGCACGCCAAGGGCGAGACCCTGTCCATCGCCTTCGCGGGCGAGGGCCAGCA comes from Streptomyces sp. SCL15-4 and encodes:
- the sufB gene encoding Fe-S cluster assembly protein SufB, giving the protein MTLPTETAHPELEGLGKYEYGWADSDVAGASARRGLSEEVVRDISGKKSEPEWMTKLRLKGLKLFEKKPMPNWGSDLSGIDFDNIKYFVRSTEKQAESWEDLPEDIKNTYDKLGIPEAEKQRLVAGVAAQYESEVVYHQIREDLEEQGVIFLDTDTALKEHPELFKEYFGTVIPAGDNKFAALNTAVWSGGSFIYVPKGVHVEIPLQAYFRINTENMGQFERTLIIVDEGAYVHYVEGCTAPIYKSDSLHSAVVEIIVKKNARCRYTTIQNWSNNVYNLVTKRAVAYEGATMEWVDGNIGSKVTMKYPAVYLMGEHAKGETLSIAFAGEGQHQDAGAKMVHMAPNTSSNIVSKSVARGGGRTSYRGLIEIGEGAAGSKSNVLCDALLVDTISRSDTYPYVDVREDDVSMGHEATVSKVSEDQLFYLMSRGLSEDEAMAMIVRGFVEPIAKELPMEYALELNRLIELQMEGAVG